A single Pseudomonas brassicacearum DNA region contains:
- the edd gene encoding phosphogluconate dehydratase gives MHPRVLEVTERLIARSRATRQAYLALIHGAASDGPMRGKLQCANFAHGVAGCGTEDKHHLRMMNAANIAIVSSYNDMLSAHQPYETFPEQIKKALREIGSVGQFAGGTPAMCDGVTQGEAGMELSLPSREVIALSTAVALSHNMFDGALMLGICDKIVPGLMMGALRFGHLPTIFVPGGPMVSGISNKEKADVRQRYAEGKATREELLESEMKSYHSPGTCTFYGTANTNQLLMEVMGLHLPGASFVNPNTPLRDALTREAAFQVTRMTKQSGNFMPIGEIVDERSLVNSIVALHATGGSTNHTLHMPAIAMAAGIQLTWQDMADLSEVVPTLSHVYPNGKADINHFQAAGGMSFLIRELLEAGLLHENVNTVLGHGLSRYTQEPFLEDGELVWRDGPIESLDENILRPVARAFSSEGGLRVMEGNLGRGVMKVSAVALENQVVEAPAMVFQDQQDLADAFKAGLLEKDFVAVMRFQGPRSNGMPELHKMTPFLGVLQDRGFKVALVTDGRMSGASGKIPAAIHVSPEAYVGGALARVQEGDIIRVDGVKGTLELKVDAEEFAAREPAKGLLGNNIGTGRELFGFMRMAFSSAEQGASAFTSALETIN, from the coding sequence ATGCATCCCCGCGTCCTTGAGGTCACCGAACGGCTTATCGCCCGCAGCCGCGCCACGCGTCAGGCTTACCTTGCATTGATCCACGGTGCAGCCAGCGACGGTCCGATGCGCGGCAAGCTGCAGTGCGCCAACTTCGCGCACGGCGTAGCTGGTTGCGGCACCGAAGACAAGCATCACCTGCGGATGATGAACGCCGCCAACATCGCCATCGTGTCGTCCTATAACGACATGCTTTCGGCCCACCAGCCCTACGAAACCTTCCCGGAACAGATCAAGAAAGCCCTGCGCGAGATCGGCTCGGTCGGTCAGTTCGCCGGTGGCACGCCCGCGATGTGCGACGGGGTGACCCAGGGCGAGGCGGGGATGGAACTGAGCCTGCCGAGCCGTGAAGTGATCGCGCTCTCCACGGCGGTGGCGCTGTCCCACAACATGTTCGACGGCGCACTGATGCTCGGCATCTGCGACAAGATCGTGCCGGGCCTGATGATGGGCGCGCTACGTTTCGGCCACTTGCCGACGATCTTCGTGCCGGGCGGGCCGATGGTCTCGGGCATTTCCAACAAGGAAAAAGCCGACGTGCGTCAGCGCTATGCCGAAGGCAAGGCCACCCGCGAAGAGTTGCTGGAATCGGAGATGAAGTCCTACCACAGCCCCGGCACCTGTACCTTCTACGGCACCGCCAACACCAACCAGTTGTTGATGGAAGTGATGGGCCTGCACTTGCCGGGCGCCTCGTTTGTCAATCCGAACACGCCGTTGCGCGATGCCCTGACCCGTGAGGCGGCGTTCCAGGTCACGCGCATGACCAAGCAAAGCGGCAACTTCATGCCCATCGGCGAAATCGTCGATGAGCGCTCGCTGGTCAATTCCATCGTCGCGTTGCATGCCACTGGCGGCTCCACCAATCACACCCTGCACATGCCGGCCATCGCCATGGCGGCGGGTATCCAGTTGACCTGGCAGGACATGGCCGACCTCTCCGAGGTGGTGCCGACCCTGAGTCACGTCTACCCGAACGGCAAGGCCGACATCAACCACTTCCAGGCGGCGGGCGGCATGTCGTTCCTGATTCGCGAGTTGTTGGAAGCCGGTTTGCTTCACGAAAACGTCAACACCGTGCTCGGCCACGGCCTGAGCCGCTACACCCAGGAACCGTTCCTCGAGGACGGCGAGCTGGTATGGCGGGACGGCCCGATCGAAAGCCTCGACGAAAATATCCTGCGCCCGGTGGCTCGTGCGTTCTCGTCTGAAGGCGGCCTGCGGGTGATGGAAGGCAACCTGGGCCGTGGGGTGATGAAGGTCTCCGCCGTGGCCTTGGAAAACCAGGTTGTCGAAGCCCCGGCCATGGTCTTCCAGGATCAGCAGGATTTGGCGGACGCGTTCAAGGCCGGCCTGCTGGAAAAAGATTTTGTCGCGGTGATGCGCTTCCAGGGGCCGCGCTCCAATGGCATGCCCGAGCTGCACAAGATGACGCCGTTCCTCGGCGTATTGCAGGACCGTGGCTTCAAAGTGGCGCTGGTGACTGACGGGCGCATGTCCGGCGCGTCAGGGAAAATCCCGGCGGCCATTCATGTCAGCCCCGAGGCTTATGTCGGCGGTGCGTTGGCCCGGGTGCAGGAGGGCGATATCATCCGTGTCGATGGCGTCAAAGGCACCTTGGAATTGAAGGTGGACGCCGAGGAATTCGCCGCGCGCGAGCCTGCCAAGGGCCTGTTGGGCAACAACATCGGCACCGGTCGCGAGCTGTTCGGTTTCATGCGCATGGCCTTCAGCTCGGCGGAGCAGGGCGCCAGCGCCTTCACTTCTGCCCTGGAGACGATTAATTGA
- a CDS encoding glucokinase has protein sequence MKLALVGDIGGTNARFALWKNHTPENIQVLATADYACPEDAIQVYLSGLGLKPGAIGSVCLSVAGPVSGDEFRFTNNHWRLSNLAFCQTLQVEKLLLVNDFSAMALGMTRLRPDEYRVVCEGTPEPLRPAVVIGPGTGLGVGTLLDLGEGRFAALPGEGGHVDLPMSSPRETQLWQHIYNEIGHVSAETALSGSGLPRVYRAICAVDGHVPVLDTPESITAAGLAGDPIALEVLEQFCRWLGRVAGNNVLTLGARGGVYIVGGVVPRFADFFLESGFARCFADKGCMSDYFKGIPVWLVTAPYSGLMGAGVALEQS, from the coding sequence TTGAAACTGGCTTTGGTCGGTGACATCGGTGGGACCAACGCACGCTTTGCGTTGTGGAAAAACCACACCCCGGAAAACATCCAGGTGCTGGCAACGGCGGATTATGCCTGCCCGGAAGATGCCATTCAGGTGTACCTGAGCGGCCTGGGCCTGAAGCCGGGCGCCATCGGTTCGGTGTGCCTGTCGGTGGCCGGTCCCGTGAGTGGCGATGAGTTTCGCTTCACCAACAATCACTGGCGCCTGAGCAACCTGGCGTTCTGCCAGACCTTGCAGGTGGAAAAGCTGTTGCTGGTCAACGATTTCTCGGCCATGGCCCTGGGCATGACCCGTCTGCGTCCCGATGAATACCGGGTCGTGTGCGAAGGCACCCCGGAGCCGTTGCGTCCGGCGGTGGTGATAGGGCCGGGCACCGGGCTGGGCGTCGGTACGCTTTTGGATTTGGGCGAAGGCCGTTTCGCGGCATTGCCGGGGGAGGGCGGTCATGTCGACCTGCCTATGAGCAGCCCGCGGGAAACCCAGTTGTGGCAGCACATCTACAACGAAATCGGCCACGTCAGCGCCGAAACCGCCCTGAGCGGCAGCGGTTTGCCTCGAGTGTACCGGGCCATTTGCGCGGTGGACGGCCATGTGCCGGTGCTCGACACCCCCGAATCCATCACCGCCGCTGGCCTGGCTGGCGACCCGATTGCCCTGGAAGTGCTCGAGCAGTTCTGCCGCTGGCTGGGACGCGTGGCCGGCAACAATGTGTTGACGCTGGGCGCGCGCGGCGGTGTCTACATCGTCGGTGGCGTGGTCCCGCGGTTTGCCGACTTCTTCCTCGAAAGTGGTTTTGCCCGCTGCTTCGCCGACAAGGGCTGCATGAGCGATTACTTCAAGGGCATTCCGGTCTGGCTGGTGACCGCGCCGTACTCGGGCCTGATGGGCGCGGGTGTGGCGTTGGAGCAAAGTTAA
- the gap gene encoding type I glyceraldehyde-3-phosphate dehydrogenase, with the protein MTLRIAINGFGRIGRNVLRALYTQGYRRDLQIVAINDLGDSAINAHLLKFDTVHGTFDADVQHDHESLTVNGDRISVSAIRNPAELPWAAEKIDVVFECTGLFTDRAKAAAHISAGARKVIISAPAKGADATVVYGVNHDILRQSHQIISNASCTTNCLAPVAQVLHRELGIESGLMTTIHAYTNDQNLTDVYHSDPYRARSATQNMIPSKTGAAEAVGLVLPELAGKLTGMAVRVPVINVSLVDLTVQLKREASAEEVNELLRHASQHSKILGYNTLPLVSSDFNHNPLSSIFDANHTKASGKLLKVLAWYDNEWGFSNRMLDNCLALCNAE; encoded by the coding sequence ATGACTCTTCGAATCGCAATCAATGGTTTTGGCCGCATCGGCCGCAACGTCCTCCGTGCACTGTATACCCAAGGCTATCGTCGCGACCTGCAGATCGTCGCCATCAACGACCTGGGTGACAGTGCCATCAATGCCCATCTGCTCAAGTTCGACACCGTGCACGGCACGTTCGATGCTGATGTGCAGCATGATCACGAAAGCCTGACGGTCAATGGCGACCGCATCTCGGTCAGCGCCATTCGCAACCCGGCCGAACTGCCCTGGGCAGCCGAGAAGATCGACGTCGTGTTCGAATGCACTGGCCTGTTTACCGACCGTGCCAAGGCTGCCGCGCATATCAGCGCCGGTGCCCGCAAGGTGATCATCTCGGCCCCGGCCAAGGGTGCCGATGCCACCGTCGTGTATGGCGTGAACCACGACATCCTGCGCCAGTCCCACCAGATCATCTCCAACGCTTCGTGCACCACCAACTGCCTGGCCCCGGTGGCCCAGGTGCTGCACCGCGAGCTGGGCATCGAAAGTGGCCTGATGACCACCATCCATGCCTACACCAACGACCAGAACCTGACCGACGTCTACCACAGCGACCCGTACCGCGCCCGCTCAGCCACCCAGAACATGATCCCGAGCAAGACCGGCGCCGCCGAAGCGGTGGGCCTGGTGCTGCCGGAACTGGCGGGCAAGTTGACCGGCATGGCGGTGCGTGTACCGGTGATCAACGTGTCCCTGGTGGACCTGACCGTGCAGCTCAAGCGCGAGGCGTCGGCCGAAGAAGTCAACGAACTGCTGCGCCATGCCAGCCAGCATTCGAAGATCCTCGGCTACAACACCCTGCCGCTGGTCTCCAGTGACTTCAACCACAATCCGCTGTCGTCGATCTTCGACGCCAACCACACCAAGGCCAGCGGCAAGCTGCTCAAGGTACTGGCCTGGTATGACAACGAATGGGGCTTCTCCAACCGCATGCTGGATAACTGCCTGGCGTTGTGTAACGCCGAATAA
- a CDS encoding ATP-binding protein translates to MVIDWIKRVARRVPVPRSLLGRMLLLTLLVVLFAQTLSSLIWVAQLRATQLEGLVTSARSLAHSMTASVSYLRSLPVAYRPLVLDQLRSMGGTRFVVTLNDKPLGMDVLPVTPRKLAVLKAVDDVLRRSLGNSADISVNFVSPDDLRIFNAGLKLDELPRSWAHYALTLEPVNPPVLVTQIQMAPGEWLYIASLLPEPYTSLEEQDLPKQQVGFIVLTSSLLLLFIGLLVHWQSRPLKRLARAARDMSLGAEVEPVAEGGGSEVVEVGRAFNAMRERISRYLTERSQLFSAISHDLRTPITRLRLRVELLEDENLQAKFGRDLDELELLVKGALQCVKDTDIHENIEPVDLNHVLDCLVEPYLAPNGNGRVTQDGRALAPYPGKPLALKRCIGNLIDNALKYGQNAHLHIDDDETAFILHVDDEGPGVPEQRLEQVFEPHFRLAGQQQGYGLGLGIARNIAHSHGGEVSLQNLREGGLRVTLQLPRSVD, encoded by the coding sequence ATGGTCATTGACTGGATCAAGCGAGTAGCCCGACGGGTGCCGGTACCGCGCTCGTTGCTCGGGCGGATGCTGTTGCTGACCTTGCTGGTGGTGCTATTCGCCCAGACTCTCTCCAGCCTGATCTGGGTCGCGCAACTGCGCGCCACCCAGCTCGAAGGCCTGGTCACCAGCGCCCGCAGCCTGGCCCATTCGATGACCGCCAGCGTCAGTTATTTGCGTTCGCTGCCGGTGGCGTACCGGCCATTGGTGCTGGACCAGTTGCGCAGCATGGGCGGTACGCGGTTTGTCGTCACCCTCAACGATAAGCCCCTGGGCATGGACGTGCTGCCAGTCACGCCGCGCAAGCTGGCGGTGCTCAAGGCAGTGGACGATGTGCTGCGCCGTTCGTTGGGCAATAGCGCCGATATCTCGGTGAATTTTGTCAGCCCCGACGACCTGCGAATTTTCAACGCCGGGCTCAAGCTCGATGAGTTGCCCCGTTCATGGGCTCACTACGCCTTGACCCTGGAGCCGGTGAACCCGCCGGTGCTGGTCACGCAGATCCAGATGGCGCCGGGAGAATGGCTGTACATCGCCTCGTTGCTGCCCGAACCCTACACCAGCCTTGAAGAGCAAGACCTGCCCAAGCAACAGGTCGGTTTCATCGTGCTCACCAGCAGCCTGTTGCTGCTGTTCATCGGCTTGCTGGTGCACTGGCAGAGCCGGCCTCTCAAGCGTTTGGCCCGGGCCGCGCGGGACATGTCCCTGGGCGCCGAAGTGGAGCCGGTGGCCGAGGGCGGCGGCAGCGAAGTGGTGGAGGTGGGGCGGGCGTTCAATGCCATGCGCGAACGCATCAGCCGTTACCTGACTGAACGCAGCCAGTTGTTCAGCGCGATCTCCCACGACTTGCGCACGCCGATCACCCGCTTGCGGTTGCGGGTCGAGCTGCTGGAGGACGAAAACCTGCAGGCCAAGTTCGGCCGCGACCTGGATGAACTGGAGCTGCTGGTCAAAGGCGCGCTGCAATGCGTCAAGGACACCGACATCCACGAAAACATCGAGCCGGTGGACCTCAACCATGTACTCGATTGCCTGGTCGAACCTTACCTGGCGCCCAACGGCAACGGCCGTGTGACCCAGGATGGCCGGGCGCTGGCGCCGTATCCCGGCAAGCCGCTGGCCCTCAAGCGCTGCATCGGCAACCTGATCGACAACGCCTTGAAATACGGACAGAACGCCCACCTGCACATCGATGACGATGAAACCGCGTTCATCCTGCACGTCGACGATGAAGGCCCCGGCGTGCCGGAACAGCGCCTGGAGCAAGTCTTCGAACCACACTTCCGCCTCGCCGGGCAGCAGCAAGGCTATGGCCTGGGCCTGGGCATCGCCCGCAACATCGCCCACAGCCATGGCGGGGAAGTGAGCCTGCAGAACCTGCGTGAAGGGGGGTTGCGGGTGACATTGCAGTTGCCGCGCAGTGTGGATTGA
- a CDS encoding response regulator: MSSVNKSILLVDDDQEIRELLDTYLSRAGFQVRTTPDGAGFRQALNDAPSDLVILDVMLPDEDGFSLCRWVRQHPRQAHVPIIMLTASSDEADRVIGLELGADDYLGKPFSPRELQARIKALLRRAQFGQERAGGEVLAFDEWRLDMVSHRLFHTDGEEVILSGADFALLKLFLDHPQEILDRDTIGNATRGRELMPLDRIVDMAVSRLRQRLRDTEKPPRLIRTVRGSGYQLAASVVASNGH, translated from the coding sequence GTGAGTTCAGTGAACAAATCGATTTTGTTGGTCGACGACGACCAGGAGATTCGCGAACTGCTGGACACTTACCTCAGCCGTGCGGGTTTCCAGGTGCGGACCACGCCCGACGGCGCGGGCTTTCGTCAGGCACTGAACGATGCGCCGAGCGACCTGGTGATCCTTGATGTGATGTTGCCCGACGAAGACGGCTTCAGTCTTTGCCGCTGGGTTCGCCAGCACCCGCGCCAGGCTCATGTGCCGATCATCATGCTCACCGCCAGTTCCGACGAGGCCGACCGGGTCATTGGTCTTGAGCTGGGCGCCGATGATTATCTGGGCAAGCCGTTCAGCCCGCGTGAATTACAGGCGCGCATCAAGGCACTGCTGCGTCGGGCGCAATTCGGCCAGGAACGCGCCGGCGGCGAAGTTCTGGCTTTCGATGAATGGCGGCTGGACATGGTCAGCCATCGGCTGTTTCACACCGACGGTGAAGAAGTGATTCTCTCCGGTGCCGACTTCGCCTTGCTCAAGTTGTTTCTCGACCATCCCCAGGAAATCCTCGACCGCGACACCATCGGCAATGCGACCCGTGGTCGTGAGTTGATGCCCCTGGACCGGATCGTCGACATGGCGGTCAGTCGTCTGCGCCAGCGCCTGCGCGACACCGAGAAGCCGCCGCGGCTGATTCGAACGGTGCGCGGCAGCGGGTATCAACTGGCGGCCAGTGTGGTTGCCAGCAATGGTCATTGA
- a CDS encoding AGE family epimerase/isomerase, with protein MDTFQPAFSSWLNAPAHQQWLADEGLRLLAFAKASKLADGFGNLDECGHLPADARAETMNTARMTHSFAMAHIQGLPGFAELVDHGVQALSGPLRDAEHGGWFATTRPDEDGAGKAAYLHAFVALAASSAVVAQRPGAQALLDEAVRIIDEHFWSEEEGALRESFNRDWSEEEAYRGANSNMHATEAFLALADATNDPRWLARALHIVERVIHHHAAANDYLVVEHFDRHWQPLREYNQDNPADGFRPYGTTPGHGFEWARLLLHLEAARVQIGMLTPGWLAQDAQKLFDQNCRHGWDVDGAPGIVYTLDWDNRAVVRHRLHWVHAEAAAAASALLKRTDEAKYEAWYRRFWEFCDKHFIDRCNGSWHHELDPQNCPSADIWPGKPDLYHAWQAVLIPRLPLAPSMASALARLSSPSPV; from the coding sequence ATGGACACCTTCCAACCGGCCTTCAGCAGTTGGCTGAACGCCCCTGCCCACCAGCAATGGCTTGCCGATGAAGGCTTGCGGTTGCTGGCGTTCGCCAAGGCGTCGAAGCTGGCGGACGGCTTTGGCAACCTGGACGAGTGCGGCCACCTGCCGGCCGATGCTCGGGCCGAGACCATGAACACTGCGCGCATGACGCACAGCTTTGCCATGGCCCACATCCAGGGCCTGCCGGGGTTTGCCGAGCTGGTGGACCACGGCGTCCAGGCGCTGAGCGGTCCCTTGCGCGACGCCGAGCACGGTGGCTGGTTTGCCACGACGCGGCCTGATGAAGACGGCGCGGGCAAGGCGGCCTACCTGCATGCATTCGTTGCCCTGGCGGCCAGTTCCGCAGTAGTGGCCCAGCGCCCCGGCGCCCAGGCATTGCTGGACGAAGCGGTGCGGATCATCGATGAGCATTTCTGGAGCGAAGAAGAGGGTGCGCTACGCGAATCCTTCAACCGCGACTGGAGCGAGGAAGAGGCCTATCGCGGCGCCAACAGCAACATGCACGCCACCGAAGCCTTCCTCGCCCTGGCCGATGCCACCAACGACCCACGCTGGCTGGCCCGCGCCCTGCACATCGTCGAACGGGTGATCCATCACCATGCCGCCGCCAACGACTACCTGGTGGTGGAGCATTTTGACCGTCACTGGCAGCCGTTGCGCGAATACAACCAGGACAATCCTGCCGATGGTTTTCGCCCCTATGGCACCACCCCTGGCCACGGCTTCGAATGGGCGCGGCTGCTGCTGCACCTCGAAGCCGCACGGGTCCAGATCGGCATGCTGACCCCAGGTTGGCTGGCCCAGGACGCGCAAAAACTCTTCGACCAGAACTGCCGCCACGGCTGGGACGTCGATGGTGCGCCGGGCATTGTCTACACCCTGGATTGGGACAACCGCGCCGTGGTTCGCCATCGCCTGCATTGGGTCCACGCCGAAGCGGCGGCCGCTGCCAGCGCCTTGCTCAAGCGCACCGACGAGGCGAAGTACGAAGCTTGGTACCGGCGATTCTGGGAGTTCTGTGACAAGCATTTCATCGACCGCTGCAACGGCAGCTGGCATCACGAACTCGATCCGCAAAATTGCCCCAGCGCCGACATCTGGCCGGGCAAGCCGGACCTGTATCACGCCTGGCAGGCGGTCTTGATTCCGCGCCTGCCCCTGGCACCGAGCATGGCGTCAGCCCTGGCGCGGTTATCCAGTCCTTCACCTGTGTAA